A DNA window from Comamonas sp. 26 contains the following coding sequences:
- a CDS encoding branched-chain amino acid ABC transporter substrate-binding protein has product MSMTVRAALSRCIHIPSVLALAATSLPLMPMAYAAGAADVNKPLVVRIAHGGPVSGPIAALGKDEENGVRMAIEDLNARKLQLGGRNVQWKLEAGDDAGDPGQATSLARMFCDKKVAAVVGHLQSGTTLPAAKIYNECGIPNITPAATNPAITDVGYDDTFRVIASDKAMVDALLDYAVKHQGVKRVAIIDDRTAYGQGIVKLFEAAAAERDVQIVDKQYTSDKATQFSSVLTAIKRHKPDAIFFAGLDAQAGPILRQMSQLAMNQVKFLGGDAQCSERLPVMADKAPALQNVVCVMSGNSLASMPGGPSWKQKYDQRFPGQYQVYSPYAYDATMVLAQAIISADSVHPEAYLPRLRQTHYEGVTGTIAFDSQGELENPRVTLYGYASGERKELVVPAR; this is encoded by the coding sequence ATGTCCATGACTGTTCGTGCGGCCCTGAGCCGTTGTATCCATATCCCATCCGTTCTGGCACTGGCTGCAACAAGCCTGCCACTGATGCCTATGGCGTATGCAGCAGGCGCGGCTGACGTGAACAAGCCTCTGGTGGTGCGCATTGCTCATGGCGGCCCGGTCTCTGGCCCCATCGCCGCGCTGGGCAAGGATGAGGAAAACGGTGTGCGCATGGCGATTGAAGACCTCAACGCCCGCAAGCTGCAGCTGGGCGGCCGAAATGTGCAGTGGAAGCTGGAAGCCGGTGACGATGCCGGTGACCCCGGTCAGGCCACGTCTCTGGCGCGCATGTTCTGCGACAAGAAGGTGGCCGCAGTGGTTGGCCACCTGCAGTCCGGCACCACGCTGCCTGCAGCCAAGATTTACAACGAATGCGGCATCCCTAACATCACGCCCGCAGCCACCAACCCAGCCATTACTGACGTGGGCTATGACGACACCTTCCGCGTCATCGCCAGCGACAAAGCCATGGTCGATGCCTTGCTGGACTACGCCGTCAAACATCAGGGCGTCAAGCGCGTGGCCATCATTGATGACCGCACTGCCTATGGCCAAGGCATCGTCAAGCTGTTTGAAGCGGCTGCTGCCGAGCGCGATGTGCAGATCGTGGATAAGCAGTACACCAGCGACAAGGCGACGCAGTTCTCGTCCGTCCTCACTGCCATCAAGCGCCATAAGCCCGATGCGATTTTCTTTGCGGGTCTCGATGCACAGGCGGGCCCCATCCTGCGCCAGATGTCGCAGCTGGCCATGAATCAGGTCAAGTTTCTGGGCGGCGACGCCCAATGTTCCGAGCGCTTGCCGGTAATGGCAGACAAGGCCCCCGCACTCCAGAATGTGGTCTGCGTGATGAGCGGCAACTCACTCGCCAGCATGCCCGGCGGCCCTTCGTGGAAGCAGAAGTACGACCAGCGCTTCCCCGGTCAATATCAGGTTTACAGCCCTTACGCGTATGACGCCACCATGGTGCTGGCACAGGCCATCATCAGCGCGGACTCTGTTCACCCCGAAGCCTATCTGCCCCGCCTGCGCCAGACGCATTACGAAGGTGTGACCGGCACGATTGCCTTTGATTCTCAAGGCGAGCTGGAGAACCCGCGCGTCACGCTTTACGGCTATGCCTCGGGTGAACGCAAAGAGCTGGTAGTGCCGGCTCGTTGA
- a CDS encoding STAS/SEC14 domain-containing protein, with product MLNYSLMKPEGILLLEPHGPLTEQDFDGVSQDLDAFLEDHPKLHGVMVQAKDFPGWENWAGFSAHMNFVRDHRKQVEQVALVTDSHLAGMAEFMGKHFSGAEVRHFPFTEDAKAMQWLHSA from the coding sequence ATGCTCAATTACTCCCTTATGAAACCTGAAGGAATCTTGTTGCTTGAGCCCCATGGTCCTTTGACCGAGCAGGATTTCGACGGCGTAAGCCAGGATTTAGACGCATTTCTGGAAGATCACCCCAAGCTGCACGGCGTGATGGTTCAGGCCAAGGACTTTCCCGGCTGGGAAAACTGGGCCGGGTTCAGTGCTCATATGAACTTCGTGCGTGACCACCGCAAGCAGGTGGAGCAGGTCGCTCTGGTCACAGACAGCCATCTGGCAGGAATGGCCGAGTTCATGGGCAAGCATTTCTCGGGGGCCGAGGTGCGGCATTTCCCGTTTACCGAAGATGCCAAGGCCATGCAGTGGCTGCATTCGGCTTGA
- the fusA gene encoding elongation factor G, whose amino-acid sequence MARHTPIERYRNIGISAHIDAGKTTTTERILFYTGVNHKLGEVHDGAATMDWMEQEQERGITITSAATTAFWSGMEHNFQPHRINIIDTPGHVDFTIEVERSMRVLDGAVMVYDSVGGVQPQSETVWRQANKYKVPRLAFVNKMDRVGADFFRVRQMMIDRLKAHPVPVVIPIGAEADFHGVVDLIKMKAILWDDESQGVKFEYQDIPEALKSSANEWRQKMVEAAAEATEALTEKYLNTGDLNAEDIITGLRLRTIATEIQPMLCGSAFKNRGVQRLLDAIVELMPSPLDVPPVEGHSEDDDASAILVRHASDDEKFAALAFKLMTDPFVGQLTFVRVYSGVLSKGDLVYNPIRGKKERIGRIVQMHANARQEIEEIRAGDIAACVGLKDVSTGETLCDPHAPIVLEKIAFPEPVIAQAVEPKTKADQEKMGLALARLAAEDPSFRVSTDEESGQTIIAGMGELHLEIIVDRMKREFNVAANVGKPQVAYRETIRKAVADVDGKFVRQSGGKGQYGHVVLTVEPLESGKGFEFVDEIKGGVIPREFIPAVEKGLREAMTSGVLSGYPVVDVRVRLTFGSYHDVDSSEQAFKMAAILGFKDACKKASPVILEPIMAVEVETPEDYAGTVMGNLSSRRGAVQGMDDIAGGGKTIKAEVPLSEMFGYATHLRSMTQGRATYSMEFKRYAQAPSQAVSSTATAQASRKQG is encoded by the coding sequence ATGGCTCGCCACACCCCTATAGAGCGCTATCGCAATATCGGCATTTCCGCGCACATCGATGCCGGCAAGACCACGACAACCGAGCGCATCCTGTTCTATACCGGGGTGAACCACAAGCTGGGCGAAGTGCATGACGGTGCAGCCACCATGGACTGGATGGAGCAGGAGCAGGAACGCGGCATCACCATCACCTCGGCAGCAACCACGGCCTTCTGGTCGGGCATGGAACACAACTTCCAGCCCCATCGCATCAACATCATCGACACCCCCGGCCACGTTGACTTCACCATCGAGGTCGAGCGCTCCATGCGCGTGCTAGATGGTGCCGTCATGGTCTATGACTCCGTGGGCGGCGTGCAGCCGCAGTCTGAAACCGTCTGGCGTCAGGCCAACAAGTACAAGGTTCCGCGCCTGGCCTTTGTCAACAAAATGGACCGCGTGGGTGCCGACTTCTTTCGCGTGCGCCAGATGATGATTGACCGGCTCAAGGCCCATCCCGTGCCCGTCGTCATCCCTATTGGGGCTGAAGCCGATTTTCATGGCGTGGTCGATCTCATCAAGATGAAAGCCATTCTCTGGGACGATGAATCGCAGGGGGTGAAGTTCGAATATCAGGACATCCCTGAAGCCTTGAAGTCCAGCGCCAACGAATGGCGGCAGAAGATGGTGGAAGCCGCTGCCGAGGCCACGGAAGCCTTGACCGAAAAGTACCTGAACACCGGCGACCTGAACGCCGAGGACATCATCACGGGCCTGCGTCTGCGCACGATAGCGACCGAGATTCAGCCCATGCTCTGCGGCTCGGCCTTCAAGAACCGGGGCGTACAACGGCTGCTGGATGCGATTGTCGAACTCATGCCCTCGCCGCTGGATGTTCCGCCCGTAGAGGGGCACAGCGAAGACGACGATGCCAGCGCCATACTGGTGCGCCATGCCAGCGACGATGAAAAATTCGCCGCCCTGGCTTTCAAGCTCATGACCGACCCGTTTGTCGGGCAGCTGACCTTTGTGCGCGTGTACTCGGGCGTGCTATCTAAAGGTGATCTGGTCTACAACCCGATTCGCGGCAAGAAGGAGCGCATTGGCCGCATCGTGCAAATGCATGCCAACGCCCGCCAGGAAATCGAAGAAATCCGCGCAGGCGACATTGCTGCCTGCGTGGGACTCAAGGACGTGAGCACGGGCGAAACCCTTTGCGACCCTCATGCCCCGATTGTTCTGGAAAAAATTGCCTTCCCCGAGCCCGTGATTGCCCAGGCAGTCGAGCCAAAAACTAAGGCCGATCAGGAAAAAATGGGGCTTGCACTGGCCCGTCTGGCGGCTGAAGACCCGTCCTTCCGAGTCAGTACCGATGAAGAATCGGGCCAGACCATCATCGCCGGCATGGGCGAGTTGCACCTTGAAATCATCGTGGACCGCATGAAACGCGAGTTCAATGTAGCGGCCAATGTGGGCAAGCCACAGGTGGCCTACCGCGAAACGATTCGCAAGGCCGTGGCCGATGTGGATGGCAAGTTTGTGCGCCAGTCGGGCGGCAAAGGCCAGTACGGCCATGTTGTGCTGACAGTAGAGCCGCTTGAATCAGGCAAAGGCTTTGAGTTTGTGGACGAGATCAAGGGCGGCGTCATTCCACGCGAGTTCATTCCTGCCGTGGAAAAAGGCCTGCGCGAAGCCATGACTTCGGGCGTCCTCTCAGGCTACCCCGTGGTTGATGTGCGCGTGCGCCTGACCTTCGGCTCTTACCACGATGTGGACTCGTCGGAGCAGGCCTTCAAGATGGCAGCCATTCTGGGCTTCAAGGACGCCTGCAAAAAAGCCAGCCCGGTGATTCTGGAGCCCATCATGGCTGTGGAAGTAGAGACCCCCGAGGACTACGCAGGCACCGTCATGGGAAATCTGTCTTCACGCCGCGGTGCTGTTCAGGGCATGGACGATATAGCGGGTGGCGGCAAGACCATCAAGGCCGAAGTACCGCTGTCGGAGATGTTTGGCTACGCCACGCATCTGCGCTCCATGACCCAGGGCCGAGCCACCTATAGCATGGAATTCAAGCGCTATGCACAAGCGCCATCGCAGGCTGTAAGCAGTACCGCGACAGCGCAAGCCAGCCGAAAACAAGGTTAG
- a CDS encoding LD-carboxypeptidase: MHDEHCGHEHHAHHEHDDHHDHVHSADGSCCGHDHSHGSRHIYIYSPSGAVRDKAAFKRGIKQLEALGHEVEVDADALTSSQRFAGDDATRLAAIHRAAASGADVALISRGGYGLTRILPGIKYKTVAKAIANGTKFVGLSDFTAFQLAMLAQTGATTWAGPALNADFGVDAKKTGEPVDDIMLDCFEDLLSGQGEGAGWQMPKIGELPNGKPQLKDFYVPGAATLWGGNLAVLVSLLGTPYFPQIDGGILFIEDVGEHPYKIERMLTQLMLAGVLQKQKAIVFGQFTEFKLTTHDKGFKLQTVIDWLRMQIKRPVLQGLPFGHVPTKVLLPVGAQVSLSVEGREALIYWGHTH; the protein is encoded by the coding sequence GTGCATGACGAGCATTGCGGCCATGAACACCACGCGCATCACGAGCATGATGACCATCACGATCATGTGCACAGCGCCGACGGCAGCTGCTGCGGCCATGACCACAGCCATGGCTCCAGGCATATCTATATCTACTCGCCTTCGGGCGCGGTGCGCGACAAGGCAGCCTTCAAGCGCGGTATCAAGCAATTGGAGGCTCTGGGCCATGAGGTTGAGGTCGATGCTGACGCACTGACCAGCAGCCAGCGCTTTGCGGGCGATGACGCCACGCGTCTGGCCGCCATTCACCGCGCTGCAGCCAGCGGTGCCGATGTGGCACTGATATCGCGCGGCGGCTACGGCCTCACGCGCATCCTGCCTGGCATCAAGTACAAGACCGTGGCCAAGGCGATCGCCAACGGCACCAAGTTTGTGGGCCTGAGCGACTTCACAGCCTTCCAGCTGGCCATGCTGGCCCAGACCGGCGCGACCACCTGGGCAGGCCCTGCGCTGAATGCCGACTTTGGGGTGGACGCCAAGAAAACGGGCGAGCCCGTGGACGACATCATGCTCGACTGTTTTGAGGATTTGCTCAGCGGTCAGGGCGAGGGCGCAGGCTGGCAGATGCCCAAGATTGGCGAGCTGCCCAACGGCAAGCCTCAGCTCAAGGATTTCTATGTGCCCGGCGCTGCCACGCTGTGGGGCGGAAATCTGGCGGTGCTGGTGTCACTGCTGGGTACGCCGTACTTTCCGCAGATTGATGGCGGCATTTTGTTTATTGAAGACGTGGGCGAGCACCCCTACAAGATTGAGCGCATGCTGACTCAGCTGATGCTGGCCGGAGTGCTGCAAAAGCAGAAGGCCATCGTGTTTGGTCAGTTCACCGAGTTCAAGCTCACCACGCACGACAAGGGCTTCAAGCTGCAGACCGTCATCGACTGGTTGCGCATGCAGATCAAGCGCCCTGTGTTGCAAGGCCTGCCGTTTGGTCATGTGCCAACCAAGGTGCTTCTGCCTGTGGGTGCCCAAGTGTCTTTGTCCGTGGAAGGCCGTGAAGCCCTGATTTACTGGGGTCATACTCATTAA
- a CDS encoding penicillin acylase family protein, whose amino-acid sequence MWLLRTDQQEDQQKEVHMGDMAADKNSKGKALSAPWTRRVLHAGAVLTGLALLAGAVGAIYGVRAQPRMDGKLAVAGLASKVWVRRDEADVTHISAQSPQDVWRALGFVHAQERGWQLEFNRRLMQGRLSEILGPATLELDQLMRSLDIRGAARRQYQALPPSVQESLQVYSHGIAAFYAKPSQGMAPEFLLLGTKAGEGGASAWDPEDTVGWALMMALDLGGNWGNEFARLNLLQVLSTEQLWQLMPAYPGEQPATAVDLAQFYRQLGVYRNDDAPQKISAPAQQIQSALQQWTGAAVRDMGTNDGLGSNNWVVAGSKTKSGKPLLANDPHLGLSAPAIWYFARLQSPGARAADGSTLSALDVTGATLPGMPFVVLGRTAQVAWGFTNTNPDVQDLYLEQINPADASQYRTPTGWEKFGVREEVFKVKGQSDVKVTLRSTRHGPVVSDAQQQYGKVINTDKYALALRWAALDTDNRTVEAGLKANGAQTVAQLLEAFSGYHSPMQSIVAADVHGAIGFKAAGKVPVRSSANDLRGVAPAPGWDARYDWQGWLSYDQTPQDDGSARGFVATANQRVTEPGYAHFLTQDWSLPYRYQRIEQGLAASNQHDAASMAALQGDVQSLATQALLPVLRSLHSNHALAEQAQQLLAGFEGQMDKARPEPLIFSVWMDELTRGIVIPRIGEQRFAMTYGKRDFRGGLEGILARNDAWWCAPLSCEQQAGEALTRTLSKLQAAYGRDMRQWRWGDAHPALSAHKPFGSVAALAGIFNVSVPSGGDSYTVNVGQYNANPVPADVKAASAKKLLGGRFVSRHAPSLRAIYDLGDLESSRFIYQTGQSGLALSGRYGDMSQEWADGRYRKLQMQPVRWRHVLELQPQKAAKR is encoded by the coding sequence ATGTGGTTGTTGCGCACAGATCAGCAAGAAGACCAGCAAAAAGAGGTGCATATGGGAGACATGGCGGCAGACAAAAACTCAAAGGGCAAGGCTTTATCTGCCCCATGGACTCGGCGCGTACTTCACGCCGGGGCCGTGTTGACTGGGCTGGCCTTGCTGGCGGGCGCTGTTGGGGCCATCTATGGCGTGCGGGCCCAGCCGCGCATGGATGGAAAACTGGCCGTAGCCGGGCTGGCAAGCAAGGTGTGGGTGCGCCGAGATGAGGCGGATGTCACGCATATCAGCGCGCAATCTCCGCAGGATGTGTGGCGCGCGCTGGGCTTTGTGCACGCGCAAGAGCGCGGCTGGCAGCTCGAATTCAACCGGCGGCTGATGCAGGGGCGCTTGTCTGAAATTTTGGGTCCGGCCACGCTGGAGCTGGATCAGCTCATGCGCTCTCTGGATATTCGCGGCGCTGCCCGCCGTCAGTACCAAGCCCTGCCGCCATCGGTGCAGGAGTCGCTGCAGGTCTACAGCCACGGCATTGCTGCGTTCTACGCGAAGCCTTCGCAGGGCATGGCACCTGAATTTTTGCTGCTGGGCACCAAGGCAGGGGAGGGTGGGGCATCGGCCTGGGACCCTGAAGACACCGTCGGCTGGGCGTTGATGATGGCATTGGATTTGGGCGGCAATTGGGGCAATGAATTTGCGCGGCTCAATTTGCTGCAGGTCTTGAGTACCGAGCAGCTGTGGCAACTGATGCCCGCCTATCCTGGGGAGCAGCCAGCTACGGCGGTTGATCTGGCCCAGTTTTATCGGCAGCTGGGCGTGTACCGCAACGATGATGCCCCACAAAAAATCTCCGCCCCAGCGCAGCAGATTCAATCGGCCCTGCAGCAATGGACTGGCGCAGCGGTGCGTGACATGGGCACCAATGATGGGCTGGGCAGCAATAACTGGGTGGTAGCAGGCAGCAAAACGAAAAGCGGTAAACCGCTGCTGGCCAACGACCCGCATCTGGGTTTGAGCGCGCCGGCCATCTGGTACTTTGCCCGCCTGCAGTCGCCGGGCGCCAGGGCGGCTGACGGCAGCACGCTGAGCGCGCTGGATGTGACGGGCGCAACCTTGCCCGGCATGCCTTTTGTGGTGCTGGGTCGAACGGCTCAGGTGGCTTGGGGCTTTACCAACACCAATCCCGATGTACAAGATTTGTATCTTGAGCAGATCAACCCCGCAGATGCCAGCCAGTACCGCACACCCACGGGCTGGGAAAAATTTGGTGTGCGTGAGGAGGTCTTCAAGGTCAAAGGCCAGAGCGATGTGAAAGTGACGCTGCGCAGCACGCGTCATGGGCCGGTGGTCAGTGATGCGCAGCAGCAATACGGCAAGGTCATCAACACCGATAAATACGCGCTGGCCCTGCGCTGGGCGGCGCTGGACACGGACAACCGCACGGTAGAGGCGGGTCTTAAGGCCAATGGCGCGCAGACGGTGGCGCAACTGCTGGAGGCGTTTTCGGGCTACCACTCGCCCATGCAAAGTATTGTGGCCGCCGATGTGCATGGTGCTATCGGCTTCAAGGCCGCAGGCAAGGTGCCGGTGCGATCAAGCGCGAATGATCTGCGCGGCGTGGCCCCGGCCCCCGGCTGGGATGCGCGCTACGACTGGCAGGGCTGGCTGAGTTACGACCAGACTCCGCAGGATGACGGCAGCGCGCGCGGCTTTGTGGCCACGGCCAACCAGCGCGTGACCGAGCCCGGCTATGCGCATTTTTTGACGCAGGACTGGAGCCTGCCCTATCGTTACCAGCGCATAGAGCAGGGGCTGGCAGCCAGCAACCAGCATGACGCAGCCAGCATGGCCGCGCTGCAGGGCGATGTGCAGTCGCTAGCCACGCAAGCGCTGCTGCCTGTGCTGCGCAGCTTGCATTCAAACCATGCGCTGGCTGAGCAGGCCCAGCAGTTGCTGGCGGGGTTTGAGGGGCAGATGGACAAGGCCCGCCCCGAACCGCTGATTTTCTCGGTCTGGATGGATGAGCTGACGCGCGGCATCGTCATCCCCCGGATTGGCGAGCAGCGCTTTGCCATGACCTATGGCAAGCGCGACTTTCGTGGCGGGCTGGAAGGCATTCTGGCGCGCAACGATGCGTGGTGGTGCGCACCGCTCAGCTGCGAGCAACAGGCGGGCGAGGCGCTGACCCGCACGTTGAGCAAGCTGCAGGCTGCATACGGCCGCGATATGCGCCAGTGGCGCTGGGGTGATGCCCACCCGGCGCTGAGCGCGCACAAGCCGTTCGGGTCGGTGGCGGCACTGGCTGGCATTTTCAATGTCAGCGTGCCATCGGGCGGGGACAGCTATACGGTCAACGTCGGTCAGTACAACGCCAACCCTGTGCCTGCGGATGTGAAAGCTGCGAGTGCCAAGAAGCTTCTGGGCGGGCGCTTTGTCAGCCGCCATGCGCCGTCGCTGCGCGCCATTTATGACCTGGGCGATCTGGAATCGTCGCGGTTCATTTATCAGACGGGGCAGAGCGGGCTGGCGCTGTCGGGGCGCTATGGCGATATGAGCCAGGAATGGGCCGATGGCCGCTATCGCAAGCTGCAGATGCAGCCAGTGCGCTGGCGCCATGTGCTGGAGCTGCAGCCGCAAAAGGCCGCAAAGCGCTGA
- a CDS encoding U32 family peptidase has product MSLLPHQLELLSPARDADIGIEAINHGADAVYIGGPAFGARATAGNDIRDMERLIKHAHRFGSRIFITLNTILRDDELEGARQMAWDMYNLGADALIIQDMGLLELDLPPIQLHASTQTDIRTPEKARFLQDAGLSQIVLARELDLRQIAAVRAATDPARTSIEFFIHGALCVAYSGQCYITHAHTGRSANRGDCNQACRLPYEVMDDKGRIIAHEKHVLSMKDNNQSDNLRALIDAGVRSFKIEGRYKDMGYVKNITAHYRKLLDEIIEEREFSEQPLARSSSGTTTFNFEPDPDQNFNREFTDYFVNGRKDDIGAFDTPKTPGRAIGWVTQVGDKWLEIETSDKASELHNGDGLCYYDLQKELVGVHINRAECMHAKKGIWRLFPRSEMTEFKDLRRGMEINRNRDMDWVRSLEKKSSERRIGLWAEFKEAANGFTLTLTDEDGFAATASIEQEHQAATDTAKAEATLREQLGRFGTSIFSVNDISLTLSQPWFVPASALNQLRRDALAALETARADGLVRLPRAQPVEPPAPFPEDTLTYLANVYNQKAHDFYIKHGVKVIDAAYESKEEEGEVSLMITKHCVRFSMSLCPKQAKGVIGVKGTIKAEPLQLINGKEKLTLRFDCKPCEMHVVGKMKKSVMNQHAKEMQEHPMQFFRTRPTPQKPA; this is encoded by the coding sequence ATGTCTCTCCTGCCCCACCAGCTCGAACTCCTGTCCCCGGCCCGCGATGCCGATATCGGCATTGAAGCCATCAACCACGGAGCGGACGCCGTCTATATCGGCGGCCCGGCCTTTGGTGCGCGTGCCACGGCGGGCAATGACATCCGCGATATGGAGCGGCTCATCAAGCACGCCCACCGCTTTGGCAGCCGTATCTTCATCACGCTCAACACCATCTTGCGCGACGATGAGCTGGAAGGCGCGCGCCAGATGGCCTGGGATATGTACAACCTGGGCGCAGATGCACTGATCATTCAGGACATGGGCCTGCTAGAGCTTGATCTGCCGCCCATTCAGCTGCACGCCTCCACCCAGACCGACATCCGCACGCCCGAAAAAGCGCGTTTTCTGCAAGATGCAGGCCTGTCGCAAATCGTGCTGGCGCGCGAGCTGGACCTCAGGCAGATCGCCGCCGTGCGCGCCGCTACCGACCCGGCACGCACCTCCATCGAATTCTTCATCCATGGTGCGCTGTGTGTGGCCTACAGCGGCCAGTGCTACATCACCCACGCTCACACGGGCCGCAGCGCCAACCGCGGCGACTGCAACCAGGCCTGCCGCCTGCCTTATGAGGTGATGGACGACAAGGGCCGCATCATTGCCCATGAAAAGCATGTGCTGTCGATGAAGGACAACAACCAGAGCGACAACCTGCGCGCCCTAATTGATGCTGGCGTGCGCAGCTTCAAGATCGAGGGACGCTACAAGGACATGGGCTATGTGAAGAACATCACCGCCCACTACCGCAAGCTGCTTGACGAAATCATTGAAGAGCGCGAGTTCTCCGAGCAGCCGCTGGCGCGTTCATCGTCGGGCACGACCACCTTCAACTTTGAACCCGACCCCGATCAGAACTTCAACCGCGAGTTCACCGACTACTTTGTCAACGGCCGCAAGGATGACATCGGTGCCTTCGACACGCCCAAGACCCCTGGCCGCGCGATTGGCTGGGTCACTCAAGTGGGTGATAAGTGGTTAGAGATCGAAACCAGCGACAAGGCCAGTGAACTTCACAACGGCGACGGCCTGTGCTACTACGACCTGCAAAAAGAACTGGTGGGCGTGCACATCAATCGCGCGGAATGCATGCATGCCAAGAAAGGCATCTGGCGCCTGTTCCCCCGCAGCGAGATGACCGAGTTCAAGGACTTGCGCAGGGGCATGGAGATCAACCGCAACCGCGACATGGACTGGGTGCGTTCGCTGGAGAAAAAATCCAGCGAACGCCGCATTGGCCTGTGGGCCGAGTTCAAGGAAGCGGCCAACGGTTTTACCCTGACACTGACCGATGAAGATGGCTTTGCAGCCACTGCATCCATCGAACAAGAGCACCAAGCCGCAACCGATACGGCCAAGGCCGAAGCCACGCTGCGCGAGCAACTGGGCCGCTTTGGCACCAGCATCTTCTCGGTCAACGACATCAGCCTGACGCTGTCTCAGCCCTGGTTTGTGCCCGCCTCCGCGCTGAACCAGCTGCGCCGTGATGCGCTGGCTGCACTGGAGACCGCCCGTGCCGATGGTCTGGTGCGCCTGCCCCGCGCCCAGCCTGTGGAGCCACCAGCGCCCTTCCCTGAAGACACGCTGACTTATCTGGCCAACGTCTACAACCAGAAGGCGCATGACTTCTATATTAAGCACGGCGTGAAGGTGATTGACGCCGCCTACGAGAGCAAGGAAGAAGAAGGCGAAGTGAGCCTGATGATTACCAAGCACTGCGTGCGCTTCTCTATGAGTCTGTGCCCCAAGCAGGCCAAGGGCGTGATCGGCGTCAAGGGCACCATCAAGGCCGAGCCGCTGCAGCTCATCAACGGCAAGGAAAAGCTGACCCTGCGCTTTGACTGCAAGCCCTGCGAAATGCATGTGGTGGGCAAGATGAAGAAGTCGGTGATGAACCAGCACGCCAAGGAAATGCAGGAGCACCCTATGCAATTCTTCCGCACACGCCCCACACCTCAAAAACCTGCATAA
- the tadA gene encoding tRNA adenosine(34) deaminase TadA, whose product MDFDDSVHPHFMRQALEQARAAAACGEVPVGAVVVRNGQIIGRGRNSPLSALDPTAHAEVLALREAAQALGNYRLEGCTLYVTLEPCTMCSGAMLHARVDTVVYGAAEPKTGAAGSVLNVFGYSEINHQTRVLRGVLAEECAALMAEFFQQRRKEKKALEPHPLKDWALRNPAEAFADLPHWPWQPQWRSDLPALNGLRLAVVDEGPASAPLTWLCLHGSPGWGYEFRHLLAGLLAAGHRVVVPDLPGFGRSDQPKKDRQHTAQWHQQIIAELVQSLDLQQVILLGRGDGGRLGLAAAQAMPERFAGVWLIDVWPQAEQPERRQQWMEQAARKPSWDVAKAMAQMEGGATRYEVEKAGETRAWSAPFAQSGHRAALKAWPRVQAELPAVPEPLLLQWAQARKLWLQPPASEQLVSLVQWQAAWQQAAPQLAQMPHLSEVWLQTQYGSPVPAAKQGSAAAAVEYFAP is encoded by the coding sequence ATGGATTTTGATGATTCCGTGCACCCGCACTTCATGCGCCAGGCGTTGGAGCAGGCCCGTGCGGCTGCAGCTTGCGGCGAAGTGCCTGTCGGTGCGGTGGTGGTCAGGAACGGTCAGATCATTGGCCGTGGCCGTAACAGTCCGCTGTCTGCTCTCGATCCTACGGCCCACGCTGAAGTACTGGCGTTGCGCGAAGCGGCGCAGGCGCTGGGCAATTACCGGCTGGAAGGCTGCACCCTTTACGTGACGCTGGAGCCCTGCACCATGTGCAGCGGCGCCATGCTGCATGCGCGCGTGGATACGGTGGTCTATGGCGCGGCCGAGCCCAAGACTGGCGCGGCGGGCTCGGTGCTCAATGTGTTTGGCTATTCTGAAATCAACCACCAAACTCGGGTGCTGCGCGGCGTGCTGGCCGAGGAATGCGCTGCCTTGATGGCCGAGTTCTTTCAGCAGCGCCGCAAGGAAAAAAAAGCGCTTGAGCCGCACCCGCTCAAAGACTGGGCGCTGCGCAACCCTGCAGAAGCCTTTGCTGATTTACCCCACTGGCCATGGCAGCCGCAGTGGCGCAGCGATCTACCGGCACTCAACGGCCTGCGTCTGGCCGTGGTGGATGAAGGCCCAGCCAGCGCACCGCTGACCTGGTTGTGCCTGCATGGCAGCCCCGGCTGGGGCTATGAATTCAGGCATCTGCTGGCGGGACTGCTGGCGGCTGGGCACAGGGTGGTTGTGCCCGATCTGCCCGGCTTTGGCCGCAGCGATCAACCCAAGAAAGACAGGCAGCACACGGCGCAATGGCATCAGCAAATCATTGCTGAGCTGGTTCAGTCGCTGGATCTGCAGCAGGTGATTTTGCTGGGCCGTGGCGATGGTGGGCGGCTGGGGCTAGCTGCTGCACAAGCCATGCCTGAGCGTTTTGCAGGCGTATGGCTGATAGATGTCTGGCCGCAGGCCGAGCAGCCCGAGCGCCGCCAGCAATGGATGGAGCAGGCGGCGCGCAAGCCTTCATGGGATGTTGCCAAGGCGATGGCGCAGATGGAGGGCGGTGCAACGAGGTATGAGGTCGAAAAAGCTGGAGAAACCCGTGCATGGAGCGCCCCTTTTGCGCAAAGCGGCCACCGCGCAGCGCTCAAGGCCTGGCCGCGTGTGCAGGCTGAATTGCCCGCCGTGCCTGAGCCTCTTTTGCTGCAATGGGCACAGGCCCGCAAGCTGTGGCTGCAGCCGCCAGCGTCCGAGCAACTGGTGTCGCTTGTGCAGTGGCAGGCTGCATGGCAGCAAGCTGCGCCGCAACTGGCGCAGATGCCGCATTTGTCTGAAGTCTGGCTGCAAACCCAGTATGGCTCTCCGGTTCCTGCGGCAAAGCAGGGCAGCGCCGCAGCGGCTGTGGAATACTTTGCGCCGTAG